One segment of Ziziphus jujuba cultivar Dongzao chromosome 12, ASM3175591v1 DNA contains the following:
- the LOC107428092 gene encoding polygalacturonase QRT3: MAGKNIIIINAVLTINIVIIINSYYLGIKGAEASYSGATTTSYRRQLQISHPHITTITPSSSSAIPVAVPPQTNSRVHHVIDYGADPTGLSDSTEALERALSDAFRSSNNIRHSHLMQGVTDLGGTQLHLDGGTYKISRPLRLPLPHDDASGSGSSSAAGNFMIHGGSLCASDNFPSDAHLIELPSSSSYGYGYEHVTLKDLTINSNFRGGGISIVNSLRTTVENCYISHFTTNGILVRAGHETYIRNSFIGQHINVGGDPNERDFSGIGINIAGNDNAVTDVVIFSASIGILVSGQANVFSGVHCYNKATALGGTGIYIRAPGFTQTRILNSYFDFTGIVAEDPVQLHIAGSFFLGNAFISIKSLNGVLSGVSIVDNMFSGDYTGVQIVQLDQSTGPPFTRIDQVLVDRNSVRGMTLRSTVAKGSVWSNGTRWTVDFSPVLLFPNLIKHVHYTLQAGAAASFPNHVLRNVSGNRITVESDVPLSATLHASVDQTVVAYT, encoded by the exons ATGGCGGgcaagaatattattattattaatgctgTGTTAACCATTAATATTGTGATCATCATCAACAGCTACTACTTGGGAATAAAGGGAGCAGAAGCCTCTTATTCAGGTGCTACTACGACGTCGTATCGCCGCCAACTTCAAATATCCCATCCCCACATCACCACCATAACCCCGTCATCATCATCAGCAATACCAGTGGCTGTGCCGCCTCAGACCAACTCACGTGTTCATCACGTGATCGACTATGGAGCTGACCCAACTGGACTATCCGACAGCACGGAAGCACTGGAGCGAGCTCTTTCCGACGCCTTCCGATCTTCCAATAATATCCGCCACTCCCATTTGATGCAGGGCGTTACTGATCTTGGGGGGACCCAACTTCATCTCGACGGCGGGACTTACAAGATCAGCCGTCCATTGCGTTTACCTTTACCCCATGATGATGCCTCAGGCTCAGGCTCCTCCTCCGCTGCTGGTAATTTCATG ATTCACGGTGGGTCTCTTTGTGCATCTGATAATTTTCCAAGCGACGCCCATCTGATCGAGCTGCCTTCATCATCATCGTACGGCTATGGCTACGAACACGTCACCCTTAAGGACCTCACCATCAACTCCAATTTCAGGGGAGGCGGCATCTCAATAGTGAATTCCCTGAGAACGACAGTAGAGAATTGCTACATTTCGCATTTCACCACCAACGGCATTTTGGTACGTGCCGGCCATGAGACCTATATCAGGAACTCTTTCATCGGCCAGCATATCAACGTCGGAGGCGACCCCAACGAGAGGGACTTCTCCGGCATCGGAATCAACATCGCCGGCAACGACAACGCCGTCACCGACGTCGTCATCTTCTCCGCCTCCATTGGGATTCTGGTGTCTGGGCAGGCCAACGTCTTCAGCGGAGTCCACTGCTACAACAAGGCCACCGCGTTGGGTGGCACGGGGATATACATCCGGGCGCCGGGTTTCACCCAAACCCGGATCTTGAATTCCTACTTCGACTTCACTGGGATCGTAGCCGAAGATCCGGTCCAACTCCACATCGCCGGTTCATTCTTCCTGGGCAACGCCTTCATTTCCATCAAATCCTTGAACGGCGTCCTCTCAGGTGTGAGCATTGTCGACAACATGTTCTCGGGTGATTACACGGGTGTACAAATTGTTCAATTGGATCAATCCACCGGACCCCCATTTACCCGTATCGATCAAGTCCTGGTGGATCGCAACAGTGTACGGGGTATGACTCTCAGATCGACGGTTGCCAAAGGGTCGGTTTGGAGTAATGGAACAAGATGGACGGTGGATTTTTCGCCGGTCCTACTTTTCCCAAACCTCATTAAGCACGTGCACTACACGTTACAAGCGGGTGCCGCCGCATCGTTTCCAAACCACGTATTGCGGAACGTATCAGGGAATCGCATCACGGTGGAATCGGACGTACCCCTGTCTGCCACGTTGCATGCGTCAGTGGACCAAACCGTGGTTGCCTACACAtga